The proteins below are encoded in one region of Sphingobacterium sp. R2:
- a CDS encoding methyltransferase domain-containing protein, which produces MAIDITQRTSENEIMDDFQLEGDELRGALNQISKINRFLGGNSITLDGVKKMLSHVNSIQPIKIVDIGCGNGDMLRMLSNYAYKKGIHFELYGVDANRYTINHARSLSKNYTNITYLCADIFEEHFEDFSFHIVLCTLTIHHFNDENILELIGRMIKISKLGIIINDLHRSKIAYRLFQTIAVVFRLNRMTREDGLISIRRGFKKDELVEFAKKLHLEKYTVQWKWAFRYQWIISNI; this is translated from the coding sequence ATGGCAATAGATATAACACAGAGAACCTCGGAGAATGAAATCATGGACGATTTTCAACTCGAAGGAGATGAACTTCGTGGCGCACTAAATCAGATCTCCAAAATCAATCGCTTTCTAGGAGGAAACAGTATCACACTAGATGGAGTAAAAAAAATGCTCTCCCATGTTAATTCGATCCAACCAATAAAGATCGTGGATATCGGATGTGGTAATGGGGATATGCTCCGTATGCTAAGTAATTATGCCTATAAAAAGGGTATTCACTTTGAATTATATGGTGTAGACGCAAATCGGTATACCATTAATCATGCTAGGTCTTTATCGAAAAATTATACCAATATAACGTATCTATGCGCTGATATTTTTGAAGAGCATTTTGAGGACTTTAGTTTTCACATCGTTTTGTGTACGTTAACCATCCACCATTTTAACGATGAAAACATACTGGAATTAATAGGGAGAATGATCAAAATTTCAAAATTAGGAATTATCATCAACGACCTACATAGGAGTAAAATTGCTTATCGACTTTTTCAAACAATTGCCGTTGTTTTTAGGTTAAACAGAATGACAAGAGAGGATGGACTTATCTCCATACGACGCGGATTTAAAAAGGATGAGCTCGTAGAATTCGCAAAGAAATTACATTTAGAAAAATATACCGTCCAATGGAAATGGGCTTTCCGATACCAGTGGATTATTTCCAATATATGA